From the genome of Chanos chanos chromosome 5, fChaCha1.1, whole genome shotgun sequence, one region includes:
- the daglb gene encoding sn1-specific diacylglycerol lipase beta isoform X2, which translates to MPGIVVFGRRWVIASDDLVFPGAFELFIRLVWWIGTLILYIVHKGRFDCGGGAVLHYYLVVLLVLLGVIILTLCAIVYVSAQGTIMNPGPRRSMPALVYFRALLYIPELVWACLGAVWVSDNSSGCDPAEVGAVIGAVTVSWIILLFTVVGVLVVFDPLGSLRRSALVDEHGLRHMESSESSQLFYTARSLATRVWESRLRLLCCCLPQDDNYRAAFSSIAQLFSGFFSDTDLVPSDIAAGLALLHQEQDKMELCRDPDEVVPHSPSSPIREDLEIELEKAAHCMQFAAAAYGWPLYVYSNPLTGVCKLSRDCCQNRNAEYDLVGGDGLGCHFTSVLLTTGLQFRDFIHISVHNQIYEIPFFVALDHKREAVLVAVRGTLSLKDVLTDLSADCENLSIEGVSGACYAHKGISQAASYIYKKLVNDGILSQAFNIAPEYKLVITGHSLGAGTASLLAVLLRSMYPTLQCYAFSPPGGLMSKALADYSKQFVISVVLGKDLVPRLSIPNMEDLKRRILKMVSNCSKPKYQILLHGCWYEVFGGTPDDCPTEMDNRREEELSQPLLGEESLLVQHSTSYQSLSSDDTPSHRPQLPLYLPGRVLHITEDGPSRRSAPCFSQVTYRAEWSSEMAFRSVLISPRMLTDHMPDVVLKALRSLTCDRPFALCPSSLSNSHLNVI; encoded by the exons ATGCCTGGAATAGTGGTGTTCGGTCGGCGATGGGTAATTGCCAGCGATGATCTTGTGTTTCCCGGAGCTTTCGAATTGTTCATTAGGCTTGTATG gTGGATTGGAACACTGATTTTGTACATCGTCCATAAGGGGCGGTTTGACTGTGGTGGCGGAGCAGTGCTACATTATTACCTGGTTGTGCTACTGGTTCTGCTTGGGGTCATCATCTTAACATTATGTGCAATTGTTTATGTAAGCGCTCAAG GCACTATAATGAACCCAGGGCCTCGGCGCTCAATGCCAGCTCTGGTGTATTTCCGTGCCCTGCTCTACATCCCTGAGTTGGTGTGGGCTTGTCTCGGGGCCGTTTGGGTGTCGGACAACAGCAGTGGATGTGATCCTGCTGAAGTTGGTGCTGTCATTGGAGCTGTGACTGTCAG CTGGATCATTCTCCTCTTCACGGTGGTGGGCGTTCTGGTCGTGTTTGACCCGCTGGGCAGCCTGCGTCGGTCTGCGCTGGTGGACGAACACGGCCTGAGACACATGGAGAGCAGCGAGTCCTCCCAGCTGTTTTACACGGCGCGCTCGCTGGCCACGCGCGTGTGGGAGAGCCGTCTGCGTCTGCTCTGCTGCTGCCTGCCTCAGGACGACAACTACAGGGCGGCCTTCTCCAGCATCGCCCAGCTCTTCAGCGGCTTCTTCTCG GACACAGACCTGGTGCCCAGTGACATTGCGGCTGGGCTGGCTCTGTTGCATCAGGAGCAGGATAAGATGGAACTGTGCAGAGACCCTGACGAGGTGGTACCACACAGTCCTTCCTCTCCTATT AGAGAAGATTTGGAAATAGAGCTTGAGAAAGCTGCACATTGTATGCAGTTTGCTGCAGCTGCATATGGTTGGCCCCTGTATGTTTACTCAAACCCTCTCACGGGAGTATGCAAACTCAGCAGAGACTG CTGTCAAAACCGCAACGCGGAGTACGACCTTGTCGGGGGAGATGGTCTGGGTTGCCACTTTACCTCTGTCTTACTCACCACTGGGCTTCAATTCAGAGACTTCATTCACATTAGTGTTCACAACCAG ATTTACGAAATTCCGTTCTTTGTGGCATTGGATCATAAGAGGGAAGCTGTGTTGGTCGCTGTCAGAGGCACTTTGTCTCTCAAG GATGTTCTGACAGATCTCTCTGCAGACTGTGAGAATCTGTCCATCGAGGGTGTGTCAGGAGCCTGCTATGCTCACAAG ggCATATCTCAAGCTGCAAGCTACATCTACAAAAAACTAGTAAATGATGGCATATTGAGTCAGGCGTTTAACATTGCACCT GAGTATAAGTTGGTCATCACAGGACACAGTCTTGGTGCTGGAACAGCTTCGCTGCTAGCTGTGTTACTGCGCAGCATGTACCCAACACTGCAGTGCTATGCCTTTTCACCACCAGGGGGCCTCATGAG CAAAGCACTGGCTGATTATTCAAAACAGTTTGTGATCTCTGTGGTGTTGGGAAAGGACTTGGTACCCAG GTTGAGTATTCCAAACATGGAAGACTTAAAGAGAAGAATACTAAAAATGGTGTCTAACTGCAGTAAACCCAAG taTCAGATCCTGCTGCACGGCTGCTGGTATGAGGTGTTTGGGGGCACACCCGATGACTGTCCGACAGAGATGGACAACCGGAGGGAGGAGGAGCTAAGCCAGCCGTTGCTTGGCGAGGAGAGCCTGCTGGTCCAGCACTCCACCTCATACCAGAGCTTATCTTCGGATGACACCCCCAGCCATCGCCCTCAGTTACCCCTTTACCTGCCTGGTCGTGTCCTTCACATCACAGAGGATGGTCCCTCACGCAGGTCAGC GCCCTGTTTCTCTCAGGTGACGTACCGTGCGGAGTGGTCCAGCGAGATGGCTTTTCGCAGCGTCCTGATCAGCCCCCGGATGCTCACAGATCACATGCCAGACGTGGTTCTCAAGGCCCTGCGCAGTCTCACGTGTGACCGGCCTTTTGCGCTCTGCCCCTCCTCTTTAAGCAACAGCCATCTCAACGTCATCTGA
- the daglb gene encoding sn1-specific diacylglycerol lipase beta isoform X1 encodes MPGIVVFGRRWVIASDDLVFPGAFELFIRLVWWIGTLILYIVHKGRFDCGGGAVLHYYLVVLLVLLGVIILTLCAIVYVSAQGTIMNPGPRRSMPALVYFRALLYIPELVWACLGAVWVSDNSSGCDPAEVGAVIGAVTVSWIILLFTVVGVLVVFDPLGSLRRSALVDEHGLRHMESSESSQLFYTARSLATRVWESRLRLLCCCLPQDDNYRAAFSSIAQLFSGFFSDTDLVPSDIAAGLALLHQEQDKMELCRDPDEVVPHSPSSPIREDLEIELEKAAHCMQFAAAAYGWPLYVYSNPLTGVCKLSRDCCQNRNAEYDLVGGDGLGCHFTSVLLTTGLQFRDFIHISVHNQIYEIPFFVALDHKREAVLVAVRGTLSLKDVLTDLSADCENLSIEGVSGACYAHKGISQAASYIYKKLVNDGILSQAFNIAPEYKLVITGHSLGAGTASLLAVLLRSMYPTLQCYAFSPPGGLMSKALADYSKQFVISVVLGKDLVPRLSIPNMEDLKRRILKMVSNCSKPKYQILLHGCWYEVFGGTPDDCPTEMDNRREEELSQPLLGEESLLVQHSTSYQSLSSDDTPSHRPQLPLYLPGRVLHITEDGPSRRPCFSQVTYRAEWSSEMAFRSVLISPRMLTDHMPDVVLKALRSLTCDRPFALCPSSLSNSHLNVI; translated from the exons ATGCCTGGAATAGTGGTGTTCGGTCGGCGATGGGTAATTGCCAGCGATGATCTTGTGTTTCCCGGAGCTTTCGAATTGTTCATTAGGCTTGTATG gTGGATTGGAACACTGATTTTGTACATCGTCCATAAGGGGCGGTTTGACTGTGGTGGCGGAGCAGTGCTACATTATTACCTGGTTGTGCTACTGGTTCTGCTTGGGGTCATCATCTTAACATTATGTGCAATTGTTTATGTAAGCGCTCAAG GCACTATAATGAACCCAGGGCCTCGGCGCTCAATGCCAGCTCTGGTGTATTTCCGTGCCCTGCTCTACATCCCTGAGTTGGTGTGGGCTTGTCTCGGGGCCGTTTGGGTGTCGGACAACAGCAGTGGATGTGATCCTGCTGAAGTTGGTGCTGTCATTGGAGCTGTGACTGTCAG CTGGATCATTCTCCTCTTCACGGTGGTGGGCGTTCTGGTCGTGTTTGACCCGCTGGGCAGCCTGCGTCGGTCTGCGCTGGTGGACGAACACGGCCTGAGACACATGGAGAGCAGCGAGTCCTCCCAGCTGTTTTACACGGCGCGCTCGCTGGCCACGCGCGTGTGGGAGAGCCGTCTGCGTCTGCTCTGCTGCTGCCTGCCTCAGGACGACAACTACAGGGCGGCCTTCTCCAGCATCGCCCAGCTCTTCAGCGGCTTCTTCTCG GACACAGACCTGGTGCCCAGTGACATTGCGGCTGGGCTGGCTCTGTTGCATCAGGAGCAGGATAAGATGGAACTGTGCAGAGACCCTGACGAGGTGGTACCACACAGTCCTTCCTCTCCTATT AGAGAAGATTTGGAAATAGAGCTTGAGAAAGCTGCACATTGTATGCAGTTTGCTGCAGCTGCATATGGTTGGCCCCTGTATGTTTACTCAAACCCTCTCACGGGAGTATGCAAACTCAGCAGAGACTG CTGTCAAAACCGCAACGCGGAGTACGACCTTGTCGGGGGAGATGGTCTGGGTTGCCACTTTACCTCTGTCTTACTCACCACTGGGCTTCAATTCAGAGACTTCATTCACATTAGTGTTCACAACCAG ATTTACGAAATTCCGTTCTTTGTGGCATTGGATCATAAGAGGGAAGCTGTGTTGGTCGCTGTCAGAGGCACTTTGTCTCTCAAG GATGTTCTGACAGATCTCTCTGCAGACTGTGAGAATCTGTCCATCGAGGGTGTGTCAGGAGCCTGCTATGCTCACAAG ggCATATCTCAAGCTGCAAGCTACATCTACAAAAAACTAGTAAATGATGGCATATTGAGTCAGGCGTTTAACATTGCACCT GAGTATAAGTTGGTCATCACAGGACACAGTCTTGGTGCTGGAACAGCTTCGCTGCTAGCTGTGTTACTGCGCAGCATGTACCCAACACTGCAGTGCTATGCCTTTTCACCACCAGGGGGCCTCATGAG CAAAGCACTGGCTGATTATTCAAAACAGTTTGTGATCTCTGTGGTGTTGGGAAAGGACTTGGTACCCAG GTTGAGTATTCCAAACATGGAAGACTTAAAGAGAAGAATACTAAAAATGGTGTCTAACTGCAGTAAACCCAAG taTCAGATCCTGCTGCACGGCTGCTGGTATGAGGTGTTTGGGGGCACACCCGATGACTGTCCGACAGAGATGGACAACCGGAGGGAGGAGGAGCTAAGCCAGCCGTTGCTTGGCGAGGAGAGCCTGCTGGTCCAGCACTCCACCTCATACCAGAGCTTATCTTCGGATGACACCCCCAGCCATCGCCCTCAGTTACCCCTTTACCTGCCTGGTCGTGTCCTTCACATCACAGAGGATGGTCCCTCACGCAG GCCCTGTTTCTCTCAGGTGACGTACCGTGCGGAGTGGTCCAGCGAGATGGCTTTTCGCAGCGTCCTGATCAGCCCCCGGATGCTCACAGATCACATGCCAGACGTGGTTCTCAAGGCCCTGCGCAGTCTCACGTGTGACCGGCCTTTTGCGCTCTGCCCCTCCTCTTTAAGCAACAGCCATCTCAACGTCATCTGA